A genomic window from Brachyspira sp. SAP_772 includes:
- a CDS encoding methyl-accepting chemotaxis protein, whose amino-acid sequence MKNLLMVKFIAPFVIFLLILFLAIFIIYKPLYRERFLNERYLKLLEAKTRTESYVEELKNTIYVMGAYLESNPSLVEVGNFLTNVQKLDSGYLNIYFGDTIPYSQGGIFINSLEPFPLTYDQTSRDWYRASITTNDIMISNPYIDYVSKKLTVTFSKAVYTNGSLKGVCAIDFDNINGIASSLKKNFEEEVYIVSENGIFMTHEDKNYILNETNNLFTYETFANFSGNLLSHVGDLNIIKDEWYSIQKVDNAPWILVFKGSAKPFYSEFNSLMLYLFLCIIILIVLECLLVAKIVIPLSHNLYRAIDVMKLMKNGRFDNKFDKRDLDRKDVAGILANSINDMQNVIYEILAKLQTNISLINSSSEKISGGIDDLSNRTSSQAAAVEQMTSSIENLFSAISNTSKSSFEAKNMSSKVTESTQNGVNAVNKISHNMMEISESSKEISNITKLIQSIAFQTNILALNAAVEAARAGEQGRGFAVVASEIRALAQNVNEAAGNITNIIDKTVSKIEIGDESVKSSLEILLEIEKSAKDVSDILVNIYESASEEEDSVRQINVAMNELNEITQENSELANQSSILGKEIVDGANNLSLELEYFKVNTDD is encoded by the coding sequence ATGAAAAATCTATTAATGGTGAAATTTATAGCGCCTTTTGTAATATTTTTATTAATATTATTTTTAGCAATTTTTATTATTTATAAACCTTTATATAGAGAGCGGTTTTTAAATGAAAGATATCTAAAACTATTAGAAGCAAAGACAAGAACAGAAAGTTATGTTGAAGAATTAAAAAATACCATATACGTTATGGGGGCATATTTAGAGTCTAATCCTAGTTTAGTTGAAGTTGGAAATTTTTTAACTAATGTTCAAAAACTTGATTCAGGCTATTTAAATATTTATTTTGGCGACACTATTCCTTATTCTCAAGGCGGAATTTTTATAAATTCATTAGAACCTTTTCCATTAACATATGATCAAACTTCAAGAGATTGGTATAGGGCTTCTATTACAACTAATGATATAATGATAAGTAATCCTTATATTGATTATGTATCTAAAAAACTTACAGTAACATTTTCAAAAGCAGTTTATACTAATGGATCTTTAAAAGGTGTTTGTGCTATAGATTTTGATAATATAAACGGCATAGCTTCAAGTTTAAAAAAGAATTTTGAAGAGGAAGTTTATATTGTTTCTGAAAATGGTATTTTTATGACTCATGAAGATAAGAATTATATATTAAATGAAACAAATAATTTATTTACTTATGAAACGTTTGCTAATTTTAGCGGTAATTTATTATCTCATGTTGGTGATTTGAATATAATAAAAGATGAGTGGTATTCTATTCAGAAAGTAGATAATGCTCCTTGGATATTGGTATTTAAGGGAAGTGCTAAGCCGTTTTACTCAGAGTTTAATTCTTTAATGCTTTATTTATTTTTGTGTATAATTATTCTTATAGTTTTAGAATGTTTATTGGTGGCAAAAATAGTAATACCTTTATCTCATAATTTATATAGGGCTATTGATGTAATGAAGCTTATGAAAAATGGGAGGTTTGATAATAAATTTGATAAAAGAGATTTGGATAGAAAAGATGTTGCGGGTATTTTAGCGAATTCTATTAATGATATGCAAAATGTAATTTATGAAATACTTGCCAAATTGCAAACTAATATATCTCTTATAAACAGTTCTTCTGAAAAGATATCAGGGGGAATAGATGATTTATCAAATAGAACTTCATCTCAGGCTGCTGCTGTTGAGCAGATGACAAGCTCTATAGAGAATTTATTTTCTGCTATATCAAATACTTCAAAGAGTTCATTTGAGGCTAAGAATATGAGTTCTAAAGTTACGGAGTCTACTCAAAATGGAGTTAATGCTGTTAATAAAATATCGCATAATATGATGGAGATTTCTGAATCTAGTAAAGAGATTTCTAATATTACAAAATTAATACAATCAATAGCTTTTCAAACAAACATATTAGCTCTTAATGCTGCAGTAGAAGCAGCTCGTGCGGGAGAGCAGGGAAGAGGATTTGCTGTTGTAGCTTCCGAGATTAGAGCATTGGCACAAAATGTTAATGAGGCGGCTGGAAATATTACTAATATTATAGATAAAACTGTTTCTAAGATAGAAATTGGAGATGAGTCAGTTAAATCTTCTTTAGAGATACTTTTAGAGATAGAAAAATCGGCTAAAGATGTTTCGGATATATTAGTTAATATATATGAATCAGCTTCTGAAGAGGAGGATAGCGTAAGACAGATTAATGTTGCTATGAATGAATTAAATGAGATTACTCAGGAAAATTCAGAATTAGCAAATCAGAGTTCTATTTTAGGAAAAGAGATTGTAGATGGAGCTAATAATTTGTCATTAGAATTAGAATATTTTAAAGTTAATACAGATGATTGA
- a CDS encoding ArsR family transcriptional regulator translates to MCNLCPKYNTCVKLCDEMLKKIRYGKREFKKNRDYCREVVLTDKDLENILYTNSLSYVEYERLSNLVVAILSPKQKQLLKLFSEGKSQVELAKIFNVSQSSISQSLQAIKKEISNQFKMVINC, encoded by the coding sequence ATGTGTAATTTATGTCCTAAATATAATACTTGTGTAAAATTATGTGATGAGATGTTAAAGAAGATTAGATATGGAAAGAGGGAGTTTAAGAAAAATAGGGATTATTGTAGAGAAGTGGTGTTAACAGATAAAGATTTGGAGAATATACTTTATACAAATAGTTTAAGTTATGTAGAATATGAGAGGCTTTCAAATTTGGTTGTAGCAATACTTTCACCAAAGCAAAAGCAATTATTGAAATTATTTTCAGAGGGTAAGAGTCAGGTGGAGTTGGCTAAAATATTTAATGTGAGTCAATCATCTATATCACAGAGTTTGCAGGCTATAAAGAAGGAGATATCAAATCAATTTAAGATGGTGATAAACTGTTAG
- a CDS encoding flagellin has protein sequence MVINNNISAINAQRTLKFRQVDLRKDAAQISSGMRINQAGDDASGLAVSEKMRTQIRGLRQAERNTQDGISFIQTTEGYLEETTNILQRIRELAIQAANGIYTDEDRLYVQIEVSQLVDEIDRVASQAQFNKLNMLTGRFARSTGENTPTASMWLHIGANMDERKRVYIGTMNSQALGLKNPVGPATTATFISVSNPNKANTVIGMVDEALLKVLKQRADLGAYQNRLEMTAQGLMVGFENMQASESRIRDTDMAEASVKLAKDQILNQANLSMLAQANQLPQGALRLLQ, from the coding sequence ATGGTTATCAATAATAATATCAGTGCAATAAATGCACAAAGAACTCTTAAATTCCGCCAAGTAGATTTAAGAAAAGACGCAGCTCAAATATCTAGCGGTATGAGAATCAACCAAGCTGGAGATGATGCTAGCGGATTAGCAGTATCTGAAAAGATGAGAACACAAATCCGCGGTTTACGTCAAGCTGAAAGAAACACTCAAGATGGTATATCTTTCATTCAAACAACAGAAGGTTACTTGGAAGAAACTACTAACATCCTTCAAAGAATTCGTGAATTAGCTATACAAGCAGCTAACGGTATCTACACAGATGAAGACAGACTTTATGTACAAATCGAAGTTTCTCAATTAGTAGATGAAATCGACAGAGTTGCTTCACAAGCTCAATTCAACAAACTTAATATGTTGACTGGAAGATTTGCTAGATCTACAGGAGAAAATACTCCTACAGCTTCTATGTGGTTACACATCGGTGCTAATATGGACGAAAGAAAACGTGTTTATATTGGTACTATGAACAGCCAAGCTCTTGGACTTAAAAATCCAGTTGGACCTGCTACTACTGCTACTTTCATTAGTGTTTCTAACCCTAATAAAGCTAATACAGTTATAGGTATGGTTGATGAAGCTCTTCTTAAAGTATTAAAACAAAGAGCTGACTTGGGTGCTTATCAGAACAGATTAGAAATGACTGCTCAAGGCTTAATGGTAGGCTTTGAAAATATGCAGGCTTCTGAAAGCAGAATTCGTGATACAGATATGGCTGAAGCTTCAGTTAAACTTGCTAAAGATCAAATTCTTAACCAAGCTAACTTGTCTATGCTTGCTCAAGCTAATCAGTTACCACAAGGTGCTCTTAGATTATTACAATAA
- a CDS encoding (2Fe-2S)-binding protein — protein sequence MIKEDNKYICKCKELSIEEIETLKKEYGLKTLRDIVKKTKAGTACGGCRNRLKELFKDNLR from the coding sequence ATGATAAAAGAAGATAACAAATATATATGTAAATGTAAAGAATTATCTATTGAAGAGATAGAAACATTAAAAAAAGAATATGGATTAAAGACATTAAGAGATATAGTAAAGAAAACAAAAGCAGGTACAGCTTGCGGAGGATGCAGGAATCGTTTAAAGGAGCTATTTAAAGATAATTTAAGATAA
- the dapF gene encoding diaminopimelate epimerase translates to MTLNFTKMHGIGNDYIYIDCFKESFTVEDAKKYSPILSHRHYSIGADGIVLIMPSKIADVTMRMFNYDGSESEMCGNGIRCVAKYAYDNNISKNNPMKIETLRGVLEANLFIKNDEVDSVEIDMDSPILEGLKIPTTIDKTPIIDEPINFNGKTYYFTCVSMGNPHCVIFVDDVKNMRIDDIGSFIENNPMFPNRTNVEFVQVISRGEVIQRTWERGSGETLACGTGASAVCVAGFISKRTDNIILNHLLGGDLILTYKDNTVFMKGEARYAYRGYVEL, encoded by the coding sequence ATGACTTTAAATTTTACTAAAATGCATGGTATAGGAAATGATTATATTTATATAGATTGTTTTAAAGAGAGTTTTACGGTTGAAGATGCCAAAAAATATTCTCCAATTTTAAGCCATAGACATTATTCTATAGGTGCTGATGGTATTGTTTTAATAATGCCTAGCAAAATAGCTGATGTAACTATGAGAATGTTTAATTATGATGGTTCTGAGTCTGAAATGTGCGGCAATGGAATAAGGTGCGTGGCAAAATATGCTTATGATAATAATATATCAAAAAATAATCCCATGAAAATAGAAACATTGAGGGGAGTGCTTGAAGCTAATTTATTTATAAAGAATGATGAAGTTGATAGCGTTGAGATTGATATGGATTCTCCTATACTTGAAGGCTTAAAAATACCAACTACTATAGATAAAACTCCAATAATAGATGAGCCTATTAATTTTAATGGAAAAACTTATTATTTTACTTGTGTATCTATGGGAAATCCTCATTGTGTTATATTTGTAGATGATGTTAAAAATATGAGAATTGATGATATAGGAAGCTTTATTGAAAATAATCCTATGTTTCCAAACAGGACAAATGTAGAGTTTGTGCAGGTTATAAGTAGAGGAGAAGTTATACAGAGAACATGGGAGAGGGGAAGCGGAGAGACTTTGGCATGCGGTACTGGGGCTTCTGCTGTTTGTGTGGCTGGATTTATAAGCAAAAGAACTGACAATATTATACTCAATCACCTTTTGGGCGGAGATTTGATATTAACATATAAAGATAATACTGTTTTTATGAAGGGTGAAGCTAGATATGCCTACAGAGGATATGTAGAATTATAA
- the glgP gene encoding alpha-glucan family phosphorylase gives MKVSKYMVSPSIPKELEPLMEITKNFWWCWNQKAINLLRNIDIDNWDKKDHNPIRLLGESSQECFDTMLHDDAAMMNLAEVYDEFKTYMNQETWYDSLDDSQKTKNEKIAYFSFEYGLHESLPNYSGGLGILSGDHLKSASDLGLPFVAVGLLYRKGYFRQYLNADGWQQEYDIENDFFNLALEKVLDKNGETMKVDVDLPGRKVYAQIWKANVGRIELYYLDANIEENSVEDRDITAQLYGGNLETRIQQEILLGIGGIKALNKLGIKPTIYHMNEGHSAFLSLERMRQLMENNHLDKNAAREVVYSSNVFTTHTPVPAGNDVFPMDMVQKYFSEYVKHIGMTMDEFLRLGRINPDDNKENFCMTVLALNLSAENNGVSLLHGHVSRAMWKDIWKGVPEDELPIDAITNGIHTLSWISFDMQNLLDRYLGPRWRTKPLEHEVWERVQRIPDAELWKTHERRKERLIDFCRTRLKSQITNRGFTKNEIEHADQILSPDALTIGFARRFATYKRGTLLFRDLDRLKKILNNKDKPVQIIFAGKAHPHDNGGKELIREISEICRREDFRDHIVFLEDYDINVARYMVQGVDVWLNNPRRPLEASGTSGMKVPPNGGLNFSVLDGWWDEAYDAQNGWAIGNREQYSDLEYQDDVESKAIYNVLENEIIPLYYNNRGRDDIPREWVSAMKWSMQTVCPVFSTNRMVADYYNKFYNKASKRYLHMINNDFEKSKALKEWKQNIYSKWSKVSFENTISEMPSRNLKVGSQFEIKTIVNLGDIAPDSVRVELYYGKLSMKEDIIEPSIVEMKHSADLGNGRHSFSGSLVCNNSGQSGFAIRMYPYNKDLSYKFDMKLIIWS, from the coding sequence ATGAAAGTAAGTAAATATATGGTTTCACCTTCTATACCAAAAGAGTTAGAACCATTAATGGAAATAACTAAAAACTTTTGGTGGTGTTGGAATCAAAAAGCAATTAATTTGTTGAGGAACATAGATATTGACAACTGGGATAAAAAAGACCATAACCCTATAAGACTTTTAGGGGAATCTTCACAGGAATGTTTCGATACTATGCTTCATGATGATGCAGCTATGATGAATTTAGCTGAAGTTTATGATGAGTTTAAGACATATATGAATCAGGAAACTTGGTATGATAGTTTAGATGATTCTCAAAAGACAAAAAATGAAAAGATTGCATATTTTTCTTTTGAATATGGTTTGCATGAATCTTTGCCTAATTATTCAGGCGGTTTAGGAATATTATCTGGGGACCATTTGAAATCTGCTAGTGATTTAGGTTTACCATTTGTTGCTGTTGGACTTTTATATAGAAAAGGTTATTTTAGACAATATTTAAATGCTGATGGCTGGCAGCAGGAATATGATATAGAAAATGACTTTTTTAATTTAGCATTAGAAAAAGTTTTAGATAAAAACGGCGAGACAATGAAAGTTGATGTTGATCTTCCGGGAAGAAAAGTTTATGCTCAAATTTGGAAGGCTAATGTTGGAAGAATAGAGCTTTATTATTTGGATGCTAATATAGAAGAAAATAGCGTAGAAGACAGAGATATTACAGCTCAGCTTTACGGCGGTAATTTAGAGACAAGAATACAACAAGAAATACTTCTTGGTATTGGCGGTATTAAGGCTTTAAATAAACTTGGTATTAAACCTACTATTTATCATATGAATGAAGGACATAGTGCTTTTCTTTCTTTAGAGAGAATGAGACAACTTATGGAAAACAATCATCTTGATAAAAATGCGGCAAGAGAGGTTGTTTATAGTTCTAACGTATTTACAACACATACACCTGTACCTGCTGGTAACGATGTATTTCCTATGGATATGGTACAGAAATATTTTAGCGAGTATGTTAAACATATTGGCATGACTATGGATGAGTTCTTAAGACTTGGAAGAATTAATCCAGATGACAATAAAGAAAATTTCTGTATGACAGTTTTAGCACTTAATTTATCTGCTGAAAATAACGGAGTAAGTTTGCTTCATGGACATGTTTCAAGAGCTATGTGGAAAGATATATGGAAAGGAGTTCCTGAAGATGAGCTTCCTATTGATGCTATCACTAATGGTATTCACACATTAAGTTGGATTTCTTTTGATATGCAAAACTTATTAGATAGGTATTTAGGTCCTCGTTGGAGAACTAAACCTTTAGAGCATGAGGTTTGGGAGAGGGTACAAAGAATACCTGATGCTGAACTTTGGAAAACTCATGAGAGAAGAAAAGAGAGATTAATTGATTTCTGCAGAACTAGATTAAAATCTCAAATTACAAACAGAGGCTTTACTAAAAATGAAATAGAGCATGCTGATCAAATACTTTCTCCAGATGCTTTAACTATTGGTTTTGCGAGAAGATTTGCTACATATAAAAGAGGAACTTTATTATTTAGAGATTTAGACAGATTAAAAAAGATATTAAATAATAAAGATAAACCAGTACAGATAATATTTGCTGGTAAAGCACATCCGCATGATAATGGCGGTAAAGAGCTTATTAGAGAGATATCTGAAATTTGCAGAAGAGAAGATTTTAGAGATCATATAGTATTCTTAGAAGACTATGATATTAATGTAGCAAGATATATGGTTCAAGGTGTTGATGTATGGCTTAATAACCCAAGAAGACCATTAGAAGCCAGCGGTACAAGCGGAATGAAGGTTCCGCCTAACGGAGGTTTAAACTTCAGTGTATTAGATGGTTGGTGGGATGAAGCTTATGATGCTCAAAATGGTTGGGCTATTGGTAATAGAGAGCAGTATTCAGATTTAGAGTATCAAGATGATGTTGAAAGTAAGGCTATATATAATGTATTAGAAAACGAGATTATTCCTCTTTATTATAACAACAGAGGAAGAGATGATATACCTCGTGAATGGGTATCTGCTATGAAATGGAGTATGCAAACTGTTTGTCCAGTATTTTCTACAAATAGAATGGTAGCTGATTATTATAATAAGTTCTATAATAAGGCTAGCAAAAGATATTTGCATATGATTAACAATGACTTTGAAAAGTCTAAAGCATTAAAAGAATGGAAACAAAATATATATTCTAAATGGTCTAAAGTTTCTTTTGAAAACACTATTTCTGAGATGCCTTCAAGAAATTTAAAAGTTGGAAGTCAATTTGAAATAAAAACTATAGTAAATCTTGGAGATATAGCACCTGATTCTGTGAGAGTTGAACTTTATTATGGTAAATTAAGCATGAAAGAAGATATTATAGAGCCTTCTATTGTTGAGATGAAACATTCTGCTGATTTAGGCAATGGAAGACATTCATTCAGCGGCTCTTTAGTATGTAATAATAGCGGACAGAGCGGTTTTGCTATAAGAATGTATCCATATAATAAAGATTTGAGTTACAAATTTGATATGAAACTTATTATTTGGAGCTAA
- a CDS encoding DUF554 domain-containing protein, which yields MLAVFVNMIAVFIGSIIGIIFKNNLSKKYEKVVFISAGIISLTIGISMAITTEHILIFAISIMLGGLTGTMLSVEEKIESFGKFIKKSFSFKDNAGNFSLGFLTSSILFCSGSMSIVGSFQAGTTGNYDLIFTKSVIDGFVAIFMSTVYGVGVSFSVLSILVYQGALTLLSSFLEPYVSQTMLNEVSAVGGATVMMIGLNLLNIIKIKTGDFLPALIYAIFLVLVIPYISFL from the coding sequence ATGTTGGCTGTATTTGTTAATATGATTGCTGTTTTTATTGGTTCTATTATTGGAATTATATTTAAAAATAATTTATCAAAAAAATATGAAAAAGTTGTATTTATCTCTGCAGGTATAATATCCTTAACTATAGGTATTTCTATGGCTATTACTACTGAGCATATACTTATATTTGCTATATCTATTATGCTTGGAGGTCTTACAGGCACTATGCTTTCTGTGGAAGAGAAAATAGAATCTTTTGGGAAGTTTATAAAAAAAAGTTTTTCATTTAAAGATAATGCAGGGAATTTTAGTTTAGGTTTTTTGACATCATCAATACTTTTTTGTTCTGGTTCTATGTCTATAGTAGGTTCTTTTCAGGCGGGCACTACTGGCAATTATGATTTAATATTTACTAAGAGTGTAATAGACGGTTTTGTTGCTATATTTATGTCTACGGTTTATGGGGTAGGGGTTTCTTTTTCTGTACTTAGCATACTTGTTTATCAGGGGGCTTTAACTTTACTTTCTTCTTTTTTAGAGCCTTATGTTTCTCAGACTATGCTTAATGAGGTTTCTGCTGTTGGAGGAGCTACGGTTATGATGATAGGGCTTAATCTTCTAAATATTATTAAAATTAAAACGGGAGATTTTTTGCCTGCTTTGATTTATGCTATTTTTTTGGTTTTGGTTATACCATATATTTCCTTTTTATGA
- a CDS encoding leucine-rich repeat domain-containing protein has translation MLSDKDFNKIISWALELKITNFPRSKEELENIEELDLYGLPCNLFLDEISKLKSLKRIWFMYNDFDEIPNFIYSLENLEEINLSGNNISFIDDRISNLKNLKIFNIYENKIGSISREIINLKKLEVLNISENNLNDIQEEIFYLENIKNLDLSANKITNIDLKISNLQNIEALDLSSNNIEIIPKEISYLKKLKYLNISYNKYKILPEELFNLTNLQILLIGSNNLKEISDSICKLTNLEELHILSSSIKKLPELKKLKKLKELILIDTKIKNKNIFDNNFFKSVKIIF, from the coding sequence ATGCTATCAGATAAAGATTTTAATAAAATTATTTCTTGGGCTTTGGAGTTAAAAATAACAAATTTCCCAAGAAGCAAAGAAGAATTAGAAAATATTGAAGAGCTTGATTTGTATGGTTTGCCTTGTAATTTATTTTTAGATGAAATTTCTAAATTAAAATCATTAAAAAGAATTTGGTTTATGTATAATGATTTTGATGAAATACCGAATTTTATTTATAGTTTAGAAAATCTTGAAGAAATAAATTTATCTGGAAATAATATTAGTTTTATTGATGATAGAATATCAAATTTGAAAAACTTGAAAATCTTTAATATTTATGAGAATAAAATAGGCAGTATATCAAGAGAAATTATAAATCTAAAAAAATTAGAAGTTCTTAATATAAGCGAAAATAATTTAAATGATATTCAGGAAGAAATTTTTTATTTAGAGAATATAAAAAATTTAGATTTAAGTGCAAACAAAATTACTAATATTGATTTAAAAATTTCAAATTTACAAAATATAGAAGCTCTTGATTTATCGAGCAACAATATAGAAATTATACCTAAAGAAATTTCTTATTTAAAAAAACTTAAATATTTAAATATAAGCTATAATAAATATAAAATTTTACCTGAAGAATTATTTAATTTAACAAATTTACAAATACTTTTAATAGGTTCTAATAACTTAAAAGAAATTTCTGATTCTATTTGCAAATTAACAAATTTAGAAGAATTACATATTCTTTCAAGTTCTATAAAAAAACTTCCTGAATTAAAAAAGTTGAAAAAATTAAAAGAATTAATTCTTATAGATACTAAAATAAAGAATAAAAACATTTTTGATAATAATTTTTTTAAGTCTGTCAAAATTATATTTTGA